A DNA window from Zonotrichia albicollis isolate bZonAlb1 chromosome 2, bZonAlb1.hap1, whole genome shotgun sequence contains the following coding sequences:
- the MAB21L1 gene encoding putative nucleotidyltransferase MAB21L1 — MIAAQAKLVYHLNKYYNEKCQARKAAIAKTIREVCKVVSDVLKEVEVQEPRFISSLNEMDNRYEGLEVISPTEFEVVLYLNQMGVFNFVDDGSLPGCAVLKLSDGRKRSMSLWVEFITASGYLSARKIRSRFQTLVAQAVDKCSYRDVVKMVADTSEVKLRIRDRYVVQITPAFKCTGIWPRSAAHWPLPHIPWPGPNRVAEVKAEGFNLLSKECHSLAGKQSSAESDAWVLQFAEAENRLQMGGCRKKCLSILKTLRDRHLELPGQPLNNYHMKTLVSYECEKHPRESDWDESCLGDRLNGILLQLISCLQCRRCPHYFLPNLDLFQGKPHSALENAAKQTWRLAREILTNPKSLEKL; from the coding sequence ATGATCGCGGCCCAGGCCAAGCTGGTGTATCATTTGAATAAATACTACAATGAGAAATGCCAAGCCAGGAAAGCTGCAATCGCCAAAACGATCCGAGAAGTCTGCAAAGTGGTGTCGGACGTGCtgaaggaggtggaggtgcaGGAGCCTCGCTTCATCAGTTCCTTGAACGAGATGGACAATCGCTACGAGGGGCTGGAAGTCATCTCCCCCACGGAGTTTGAAGTCGTGCTGTATCTGAACCAAATGGGGGTTTTCAACTTCGTGGACGACGGCTCCTTGCCGGGCTGCGCTGTGTTAAAGTTAAGCGACGGGCGCAAGAGGAGCATGTCCCTCTGGGTGGAGTTCATCACGGCGTCTGGCTACCTCTCCGCTCGCAAAATCCGGTCCAGATTCCAGACTCTGGTGGCTCAAGCCGTGGATAAGTGCAGTTACAGAGACGTGGTAAAGATGGTGGCGGACACCAGCGAGGTGAAGCTGAGGATCAGGGATCGGTACGTCGTGCAGATCACTCCAGCGTTCAAGTGCACGGGGATCTGGCCGCGGAGTGCTGCGCACTGGCCGCTTCCCCACATCCCCTGGCCGGGACCCAACCGGGTGGCGGAGGTCAAGGCGGAAGGCTTCAACCTCTTGTCCAAGGAGTGCCACTCTCTGGCCGGCAAGCAGAGCTCGGCCGAGAGCGATGCTTGGGTGCTGCAGTTCGCGGAAGCTGAGAACAGACTGCAGATGGGCGGCTGCAGGAAGAAATGCCTCTCCATCCTCAAAACCTTACGGGACCGTCACCTGGAGCTGCCGGGCCAGCCCCTGAATAATTATCACATGAAGACTCTGGTTTCCTACGAATGCGAAAAGCATCCCCGCGAGTCGGACTGGGACGAGTCGTGCCTGGGGGACCGGCTCAACGGGATTTTACTGCAGCTCATCTCGTGCCTCCAGTGCAGGAGGTGCCCGCACTACTTCTTGCCCAACTTAGACCTCTTTCAGGGCAAACCTCACTCGGCCCTGGAAAACGCGGCCAAACAAACGTGGCGACTGGCTAGGGAAATACTTACCAACCCGAAAAGTTTGGAGAAACTTTAG